Part of the Arthrobacter globiformis genome is shown below.
ACCTCACCGACCGGCACGGATTCTGCGGGCGGGCCGTCGACCGCACTGTCAACTGGGTGGCCTGCTGTGAGCAGCCACGTGGCGAAGGCATCGACCCGCAGCTGGGCCAGAGTCCGGGATTCGGTCGGGCCCTGCATAGCGCGGGCGGCGGCGGTGGTACTGTCCCAGATCCCGGCCGCCTGGTCGGTCGGCAGGTACGCCGACAGCCAGGCCATGCCGTCCCGGGCCGGGACGTACTCCAGCCGCCGGTCCTTCGCACTCTTGGTGTGCCGGGTTTCGATGCTGACCGGGTGGTGCCGCTCCCGCCAATAGCGGGCCTTGGCCCGGAACCTCGCCGGCGTCAGCTCCCCGGCCGCGCAACCCCGCGCGTACCCGGGCGCGTCCGGGTCCAGGAAGTGGGCCTCAAAAGCAGCGGCGGCGGCGCGATCCAGCCCGTCGGTTTCGTCGCACATGATGCGCGCGTGCTGCCAGGAAATAGCCCCTGCCTGAAGGCTGGCGAGCGTCAACGGCTGGTCCGTGGTCAGCGAGGCCGATTCGGACAGAAGGCGTGCCGCCGACCCCTCACTCACAGTCAGCGCGCCAGCAACCTCGGCAGTAACGGACATCCGCCGGACGGTGCGGTCCTGCACGGACGTACCAGGCGGAGTCAAAGCCTCCTCCGCCGCGGCGAAACCGGCGGCGAACTGCACCTTCACGGCCGCCAGCCGCGCCTCCATCCTGGCTACCGCAGCAAGACCGTCCAGGCACGCATCCGCCTGATCCCCCAGTGGATCCGCCTCATCCGGCAGCTCACCCACGCCGGCCGGGCCCGGATCGCCCGCCCGGCGGAGCTCAGCAGCCAGTGCAAGAGCGGAGGCACCGATGGCCTCCAACGTCTCCGCAACTGCTGCGTTATCCATGCCCACAGCATGACAGGGGGCACCGACAAAAACGCCGTGACAAAGAAACGCGGCACGGAGCCGAGCCGGCTCGCATCAAGTGCCGCTTGCAAGCCTAGGTGGCCGCCTCAGTACCGCTGGCGCCGGCTGCCTTGGACGGGGCGGCGAGGCAACCGGCAACGGACGAGCTGCTCTCCCCCACGATCACCGCCAGGACGCCGAGCCCGGCGTGAGCCGCCAGTACAGCAGGTAATGAGCTGATCTGGGCTGGCGGGCAGGCCGGAAGCTTCGCCGCCAGGCGGGCCGCGAGCATATCGGCCTCGTGCCGGTTGCCGAAATGGTGGATGGCCAGCCGCGCCTCCCCCAGTGGCCGGCCCGCGGCCTCCGCCACCACGATCTCCTCAAGCCGGGCAATGGCTCTGGCCGCAGAGCGGACTTTTTCCAGCGGAACGATCTTGCCGTCGTCGACCGCGAGAATCGGCTTGATGGCCAGCATGGCTCCGACCAGCGAGGCTGCAGCGCCGATGCGTCCGCCGCGCCGCAACTGCTCCAGGCTGGGCACATAGAAATACACCTTGGACCGTGCCGCGCGTTCCTCGGCCAGCCGGCGCACCTCGCCGGCTCCGCGGCCGTCCGCCGCTGCCACCACGGCACTCTGGACGGCGAGTCCCTGCGCCATTCCCACGGTGCGGGTGTCCAGCACCTCGACAGGGATCTTGACCCGGCCGGCCGCGAGGCGGGCGGCATCAGCGGTGCCGGAAAGGCCACCGGAGATGTGGATGGATACGACAGACTCGAAGCCCTGCCGTTCAGCGGCCAGATAAGCCTGCTCAAACTGTCCCGGCGACGGGCGGGAGGTCTTAACCGGCTTAGCGGCGGCCAGGGCCACGGCGATGGTCCCGGTGATGTCGTCCTCGCCCTCGCCGTAAATCTCCTCGCCCACCATGACGGGCATCGGAATGACGGCCAACCGGCCGTTGATGGAGAAGGCCCGCACCCAATCGGCGGGCAGCGCGGCAGCGGAATCCGTCACCACCGCGGTACGGACGACGACGGCGGGCTCGCCCGTGGGCGGGACCTGGCCCGGCCTGGTGGCCTGGCGAAGACGGACCAGATGCTCCTTTAACCACAGCCAGGCTGCCGGTTCGCGGTCGATCACGGCACACCTCCTGCAGTTGTTTCCGGCCGCCGGCGGTGCCGGCGGCCGGAGCCCGGCCAGCCAGTCGCCGCCGGCTACTCAAATAACGCTGCTAGGCCGGGACGATGTTCACCAGTTTAGGTGCCCGCACGATCACGGTCCGGATGCCCCGGCCGTCGAGGGCGCGCTGGACATTCTCGGAGGCCAGCGCTAGCTCACGCAGTTCGTCCTCGGAGATGGCCGGTGAGACCTCGAGCCGGTCCCTGACCTTGCCCTGGACCTGGACCACAGCGGTGACGGTTTCCTGCACCAGCAGCGCGTCGTCGTGCGCAGGCCAACCCGCATTTGCCACAGAGGCGGGGTGCCCCAGGACGTTCCACAGGTCTTCGGCCGTGTAGGGCGCGAAGAGGCTCAGAATGACGGCCACTGCCTCGACAGCTTCGCGGACGGCAGGGTCGGCGCCGCCGGCACCCGAGTCGATGGACTTGCGGGTGGCGTTGACCAGCTCCATCAGCTTGGCCACCACGACGTTGAACTTGTTGTTGTCCAGCAGTTCAGCGGCATCGGCGATGGTCCTATGCGTGACGGTGCGCAGCGCACGGTCACCGGCGCTGAAATCAACACCGGGGGCGCTGGACACGTCTTGGCCAAGGCGCCAGGCGCGTGCCAGGAACTTCGCGGAACCCGACGGCGAAACGTCCGCCCAGTCGACGTCGTCCTCGGGCGGCGAGGCGAAGATCATGGTGAGCCGGACGGCGTCGACGCCGTACTTGTCCAGCTGCTCCCCCAGGTCCACACCGTTGCCCAGCGACTTGCTCATGGCTTTGCCGCCGTTGAGCACCTGGCCCTGGTTCAGCAGCGCGCTGAAGGGCTCGTCCGCCGCCAGCAGGCCCATGTCGTGGATGACCTTGGTAAAGAAGCGGGCGTAGAGCAGGTGCAGGATCGCGTGCTCGACACCGCCGACGTACTGTCCCACCGGCATCCAGTCGTTGATCTTCGCGGGATCGAACGGGCCCTCGGTGTAATCAGGGGAGACGAAACGCAGGAAGTACCAGGACGAGTCCACGAAGGTGTCCATGGTGTCCGTGTCCCGCTGGGCTGCACGTCCGCAGTTCGGGCACTCGACATTGACCCATTCGGCGGCCGCGGCCAGGGGGGAAGTGCCCCTCGGGGACAGCGCCTCGCCACGTAGGTCCTCCGGAAGCGTCACTGGCAGCTGCTCGTCGGGTACAGGCACTTCGCCGCATTCGGCACAGTGGATGATGGGGATTGGGGTGCCCCAGAAGCGCTGGCGGCTCAGGAGCCAGTCACGCAGCCGGAAGTTCACGAACTTCTCCCCGGTGCCCTGTTTGCCGAGGATTTCGATCGCGGCCGGAATGGCCTCTGCCTTGGGAAGGCCGTCGAGCTGACCGGAATTGATCAGGGTGCCCTCGCCCGCTGTTGCCTTACCCGAGACGGCGGGATCCTCCTCGCCGGTGTCCAGCACCGCGCGCACAGGCAGCCCGAACGCCTTGGCGAAATCGAGGTCGCGCTGGTCGTGCGCCGGGACGGCCATGATGGCGCCCGTGCCGTAGTCAGCCAGGACGTAGTCCGCGGCCCAGACGGGCAGTTTTTCGCCGTTGAGAGGATTGATGGCGTAACGGCCGGTGAACACACCGGTCTTTTCCCGCTCGGTGGACTGGCGTTCGATGTCCGAAAGGGCCTTGACCTTCTCACGGTAGGCCATTAGTGCGTCGTGGTGTTCAGGGGTGACCAGGTCCAGGGCCAGGTGCGCGTCCGCGGCCACGACGAAGAACGTGGCCCCGTGCAGGGTGTCCGGACGCGTAGTGAAGACGGTGACTTCACGCTGGGCACGTCCGTCAGAAGCCTCGATCACGAACCGAACATGCGCGCCTTCCGAGCGGCCGATCCAGTTCTTCTGCATCGCCAGTACCCGCTCGGGCCAATGCCCCTGCAGCTCGGACATGTCGTCCAGCAGCCGGTCCGCGTAGTCGGTGATCTTGAAGTACCACTGGTTCAGAGACTTCTTGGTCACAGCCGTGCCGCAGCGCTCGCAGGCTCCGTTGACCACCTGCTCGTTGGCCAGCACGGTCAGGTCCTTCGGACACCAGTTGACCGGTGAGTCCTTGCGGTAAGCGAGGCCTCGCTCGTAGAAGCGCTTGAACAGCCACTGGGTCCAGCGGTAGTACTCCGGATCGGACGTGTGCAGCCGGCGGGACCAGTCAGCGGAAATGGCGTAACGCTTGAAGGAAGCAGCCTGGGTGTCGATGTTGGCGTAGGTCCACTCGCTCGGGTGGGCGTTGCGCTTGATCGCCGCGTTTTCCGCGGGCAGCCCGAACGAGTCCCAGCCGATCGGGTGCAGCACGTCGTATCCCTGCTGGCGCAGGTACCGCGCCACCACGTCGCCCATGGCAAAGGCCTCGGCGTGGCCCATGTGAAGGTCGCCGGACGGGTAGGGGAACATGTCCAGGACGTAGCGGCGCTCCCGCGAACCGTCGTCGGCGGGGGTGAAAACCTTCAGTTCTTCCCACACCTGCGGCCACCGGGCCTCCATCGCCGCGAAGCTGTACGCGCCCTCTTCGGGCGTCTCGGCTCCACCTGCTGCTGTTCCGGTTTCGGTCTCCGGCTGAACGCTCACTGCTGCCCTCTTCTGTTCTGTCATGACCTCTGTCCTGTCACAACGGTCTGATCCCCGCCGCCCGCCGGGAAGGTCTCCCCGGACACACAAAAGCCCCTCGACATGGAGGGGCGGCCGCTTGATTATCCGTATTTGTTCGGGATACCAAGCGGCTAGCTAAGCAGAAGGATCGCACGCATAAAACTACTTTAGCGTCTCTGCGGGTCCATGCTGAAACAGGCACCGCCCCGGCCCACCAAGAAGGGCGCAGAACGGATGTAGAAGGCGCGGCGGCTTTGCAAGAAATCACCATTGCCAAACCGTAGAAGCAGGTACACCATTTACACCAAGCGCATGGGGTCGACCCCAGGCGCATGGGGGCAGGGCAACGGTCTCGGCTTGAGGAGCCTGCAGTGGACCGGTTGCCTGCCCAGGACGGAATGTCCCCGGCATGTCATGCCCAACGCCAGGTCCCGCATCAACAGCGTGTGCAGCGCATCCAGCCTGCCTCGCCTTGCCGCGCGCTGCCCTGAGTGCGGGTATCAGCCGAACACTCGTCAGAGAAAGGCAACAGAAATGCTCATACACAAGAAGCACCTGACGGCGCTGGGTTCTGTGCTCATGCTGTTTCTGGCTACGTTCACGTCGACCTCCGGGGCGGCTGCGGCGTCCACGGCGTCCCAGGAACTGTGCGGGCCAGGCTCGGCCACGACGTTCCACAGGGCGGACTTCCCAAAGAAGCCGAAGGTCACCAACATGTGGTTCCCGCTGAAGCCGGGCATGCAATATACGACCACCGGCACTGTCAAGACAGCCACCGAAACCACCAAGAGGACGGTGGTCCACACCGTAACGGGACTGACCAAGGT
Proteins encoded:
- the leuS gene encoding leucine--tRNA ligase; this encodes MSVQPETETGTAAGGAETPEEGAYSFAAMEARWPQVWEELKVFTPADDGSRERRYVLDMFPYPSGDLHMGHAEAFAMGDVVARYLRQQGYDVLHPIGWDSFGLPAENAAIKRNAHPSEWTYANIDTQAASFKRYAISADWSRRLHTSDPEYYRWTQWLFKRFYERGLAYRKDSPVNWCPKDLTVLANEQVVNGACERCGTAVTKKSLNQWYFKITDYADRLLDDMSELQGHWPERVLAMQKNWIGRSEGAHVRFVIEASDGRAQREVTVFTTRPDTLHGATFFVVAADAHLALDLVTPEHHDALMAYREKVKALSDIERQSTEREKTGVFTGRYAINPLNGEKLPVWAADYVLADYGTGAIMAVPAHDQRDLDFAKAFGLPVRAVLDTGEEDPAVSGKATAGEGTLINSGQLDGLPKAEAIPAAIEILGKQGTGEKFVNFRLRDWLLSRQRFWGTPIPIIHCAECGEVPVPDEQLPVTLPEDLRGEALSPRGTSPLAAAAEWVNVECPNCGRAAQRDTDTMDTFVDSSWYFLRFVSPDYTEGPFDPAKINDWMPVGQYVGGVEHAILHLLYARFFTKVIHDMGLLAADEPFSALLNQGQVLNGGKAMSKSLGNGVDLGEQLDKYGVDAVRLTMIFASPPEDDVDWADVSPSGSAKFLARAWRLGQDVSSAPGVDFSAGDRALRTVTHRTIADAAELLDNNKFNVVVAKLMELVNATRKSIDSGAGGADPAVREAVEAVAVILSLFAPYTAEDLWNVLGHPASVANAGWPAHDDALLVQETVTAVVQVQGKVRDRLEVSPAISEDELRELALASENVQRALDGRGIRTVIVRAPKLVNIVPA
- a CDS encoding DegV family protein, coding for MIDREPAAWLWLKEHLVRLRQATRPGQVPPTGEPAVVVRTAVVTDSAAALPADWVRAFSINGRLAVIPMPVMVGEEIYGEGEDDITGTIAVALAAAKPVKTSRPSPGQFEQAYLAAERQGFESVVSIHISGGLSGTADAARLAAGRVKIPVEVLDTRTVGMAQGLAVQSAVVAAADGRGAGEVRRLAEERAARSKVYFYVPSLEQLRRGGRIGAAASLVGAMLAIKPILAVDDGKIVPLEKVRSAARAIARLEEIVVAEAAGRPLGEARLAIHHFGNRHEADMLAARLAAKLPACPPAQISSLPAVLAAHAGLGVLAVIVGESSSSVAGCLAAPSKAAGASGTEAAT
- a CDS encoding HNH endonuclease signature motif containing protein, which codes for MDNAAVAETLEAIGASALALAAELRRAGDPGPAGVGELPDEADPLGDQADACLDGLAAVARMEARLAAVKVQFAAGFAAAEEALTPPGTSVQDRTVRRMSVTAEVAGALTVSEGSAARLLSESASLTTDQPLTLASLQAGAISWQHARIMCDETDGLDRAAAAAFEAHFLDPDAPGYARGCAAGELTPARFRAKARYWRERHHPVSIETRHTKSAKDRRLEYVPARDGMAWLSAYLPTDQAAGIWDSTTAAARAMQGPTESRTLAQLRVDAFATWLLTAGHPVDSAVDGPPAESVPVGEVPTPTAQVLVTVPVFSLLGVSEEPATLDGYGPIPPSMARRLVADGGTSFLRVLTDPRDGAPLEIGRTSYRLTKPMRQWLRLRDAKCTSPSCNNYSLDNDADHLLAWSDGGGTGVANLGQPCPKHHRLKHTTAWRPVGATRDAPPGWVSPSGRSYQAEYQDWEPPSWPELPPGQDWPEPPDGPDPPNWPDGPDRSDGFDDYPGPESSEAPDDLDGVGSPEAPDGSGPPLPVDPWPEWASSAAA